One stretch of Balneola sp. MJW-20 DNA includes these proteins:
- a CDS encoding SDR family oxidoreductase: protein MENKVVLIVGGSGGIGSACGKLFGKAGAKVILAGRNKSNAEAVAKQINDNGGDAYAIEVDATDPSSVQNMADEIESSLGKIDVLVNAFGKGLITPIADIDPEVARSVIDTNVFGTFLVTQIVMKHMNEDSAGHVVMFPGTMGKYTMKNSSVYAASKFAIQGFTKALTEELKRDKVNFSLLYLGGVDTPFWDDENVNMRVKKEMMLSTEEVAKAVYYAVNQPSGSVMNEVVIQPESHQLV, encoded by the coding sequence ATGGAAAATAAGGTAGTATTGATTGTAGGAGGATCCGGTGGAATCGGATCTGCCTGCGGTAAACTTTTCGGAAAAGCAGGAGCGAAAGTTATTCTTGCGGGGCGCAACAAATCTAATGCAGAAGCAGTTGCCAAGCAGATCAATGATAATGGTGGCGATGCTTATGCCATAGAGGTGGATGCTACAGATCCCTCTTCGGTTCAAAACATGGCTGATGAGATCGAATCAAGTCTCGGAAAGATCGATGTTCTCGTAAATGCTTTCGGAAAGGGACTTATTACACCTATTGCAGATATTGACCCGGAAGTTGCCCGTAGTGTGATCGACACCAATGTATTTGGTACTTTCCTGGTCACGCAGATAGTAATGAAGCATATGAATGAAGATTCTGCCGGACACGTGGTGATGTTTCCCGGTACCATGGGTAAATACACCATGAAGAACTCTTCAGTTTATGCAGCATCCAAGTTTGCAATTCAGGGGTTTACCAAAGCACTAACGGAAGAATTAAAGCGTGATAAGGTAAATTTCTCACTGCTTTATCTGGGCGGAGTAGACACACCTTTCTGGGACGATGAAAACGTGAACATGCGTGTTAAGAAAGAGATGATGCTGAGCACGGAAGAAGTAGCTAAAGCCGTGTATTATGCCGTCAATCAGCCTTCTGGGTCGGTCATGAACGAAGTGGTCATACAGCCGGAAAGTCACCAGCTGGTCTGA
- the lat gene encoding L-lysine 6-transaminase: MQKTMEITPENVRSVLTKHLLTDGYDMVLDLENSEGPYLLDAKSGRKYLDFFTFFASNPLGMNHPRLAGDDEFINKLGRVAINKPSNSDIYTEDMAEFMESFDRVGIPDYMPYSFFISGGALAVENAMKVAFDWKVQKNFQKGYREEKGHKVLHFEKAFHGRSGYTLSVTNTLPDKVKYFPKFDWPRVISPAMTYPATKEHIRETIELEKMAISQAERYFEIYKDDIACILIEPIQGEGGDRHFRPEFHQALRDLADEHEALLIYDEVQTGVGMTGKFWAHEHFVKPDILAFGKKAQVCGILAGHRVDEVETNCFHVSSRINSTWGGNLVDMVRFGKILDVIEEEDLVSNAEKVGSYLQTRLEAMAEENEYFSNPRGKGLFCAIDLPDTHSRDTVVKNCQKNGLMILPCGDRTVRFRPPLTIQNEHIDEGLEILHKAYKKGLSECPVAG; encoded by the coding sequence ATGCAAAAAACGATGGAAATTACCCCCGAAAATGTCCGGTCGGTACTGACTAAACATTTGCTGACCGATGGCTATGATATGGTACTGGACCTTGAAAATAGTGAAGGTCCCTACTTGCTGGATGCAAAATCCGGACGAAAGTATCTGGATTTTTTCACTTTCTTTGCCTCTAATCCTCTGGGTATGAATCATCCCAGACTGGCAGGTGATGATGAATTCATAAATAAGCTTGGCAGGGTCGCCATAAACAAACCCTCTAATTCTGATATTTATACAGAGGATATGGCCGAATTCATGGAATCATTTGACCGGGTGGGTATCCCCGATTATATGCCTTATTCTTTTTTCATATCCGGTGGAGCGCTGGCGGTTGAAAATGCCATGAAAGTAGCCTTCGACTGGAAAGTTCAGAAGAATTTTCAAAAAGGATATCGTGAGGAAAAAGGGCACAAAGTCCTTCATTTCGAGAAAGCATTTCACGGCCGTTCCGGCTACACCCTGTCTGTGACCAACACCCTGCCCGATAAGGTAAAGTACTTTCCGAAGTTTGACTGGCCTCGTGTGATCAGTCCCGCCATGACCTATCCGGCAACAAAGGAACATATTCGGGAGACCATAGAGCTGGAGAAAATGGCCATAAGTCAGGCCGAACGGTATTTTGAGATCTACAAAGATGACATTGCCTGCATCCTTATAGAACCCATACAAGGTGAAGGTGGTGACCGGCATTTTCGTCCTGAGTTTCATCAGGCACTCCGTGACCTGGCCGATGAGCATGAAGCGCTGCTCATATACGATGAAGTTCAGACCGGTGTAGGAATGACCGGTAAATTCTGGGCTCATGAGCATTTTGTGAAACCGGATATACTGGCATTCGGTAAAAAAGCCCAGGTGTGCGGAATACTGGCCGGCCACAGGGTCGATGAAGTAGAGACCAATTGTTTCCATGTTTCATCACGTATCAACTCAACCTGGGGAGGCAATCTTGTGGATATGGTCCGGTTTGGTAAGATCCTGGATGTGATCGAAGAAGAAGACCTGGTATCCAATGCTGAAAAAGTAGGATCTTACCTTCAAACACGACTTGAAGCGATGGCAGAAGAAAACGAATATTTCTCCAATCCACGGGGCAAAGGATTATTCTGTGCGATTGATCTTCCGGATACTCATTCTAGAGACACAGTCGTAAAAAATTGCCAAAAAAATGGACTTATGATCCTCCCTTGCGGAGACCGTACCGTAAGGTTCAGGCCCCCGCTAACTATTCAGAACGAACATATAGACGAGGGACTGGAGATCTTACACAAAGCGTATAAAAAAGGGCTTAGTGAATGCCCTGTTGCTGGATGA
- the rocD gene encoding ornithine--oxo-acid transaminase, producing the protein MISSDEAIRLEDQYGAHNYHPLPVVLAKGKGVHVWDPEGNQYYDFLSAYSAVNQGHAHPAINKALIEQAETLSLTSRAFYNNVLGDYEKYITEYFGFDKVLPMNTGAEGVETAIKICRKWAYEKKGIPEEKAVILVAENNFHGRTTTIISFSNDPDAKKNFGPYTPGFRKVRYNDLNDLQKALQEENVAGFLVEPIQGEAGVVVPDNNYISKAAELCREAGVLFIADEIQTGIGRTGSILAVCGNCTCEIKCERQNTYTKPDMLILGKALSGGVYPVSAVLADKEVMDVIKPGQHGSTYGGNPLACKVAMAALNVIYDENLPQNARKLGMLFREEMQQLVDSHELFVKVRGKGLLNAVIINDTEDSDTAWRFCVALKDNGLLAKPTHGNIIRFAPPLVISEEQLLDCISIIRKTLEEFRK; encoded by the coding sequence ATGATCAGTTCTGACGAAGCGATCCGCCTTGAGGATCAGTACGGTGCACATAATTATCACCCCTTGCCTGTGGTACTCGCCAAAGGAAAAGGCGTACACGTCTGGGATCCCGAGGGGAATCAATACTACGATTTTTTATCCGCCTATTCTGCTGTGAACCAGGGACATGCGCATCCGGCCATAAACAAAGCACTGATCGAACAGGCTGAAACCTTATCCCTGACCTCCCGGGCCTTCTACAATAATGTGCTCGGTGATTACGAGAAGTATATCACGGAATATTTCGGTTTTGACAAGGTTCTCCCCATGAACACCGGGGCGGAAGGAGTAGAAACAGCGATCAAGATCTGCCGGAAATGGGCCTATGAGAAGAAAGGCATCCCTGAAGAGAAAGCGGTGATCCTGGTAGCCGAAAATAATTTTCACGGCCGGACCACTACCATCATCTCATTTTCCAATGACCCGGATGCTAAGAAGAATTTCGGACCTTACACCCCCGGATTCCGGAAAGTCCGTTATAATGATCTGAATGATCTCCAAAAAGCACTTCAGGAAGAGAATGTTGCCGGATTCCTGGTGGAGCCTATTCAGGGAGAAGCAGGTGTGGTTGTCCCGGATAACAATTATATATCGAAGGCGGCTGAACTCTGCCGGGAAGCAGGTGTACTATTTATCGCGGATGAGATACAAACAGGTATAGGCAGAACGGGATCCATTCTGGCTGTTTGCGGAAATTGTACCTGCGAAATTAAATGTGAGCGGCAGAACACTTATACGAAGCCGGACATGCTCATCCTTGGTAAAGCTCTCTCCGGTGGTGTATACCCGGTCTCAGCCGTCCTGGCTGACAAGGAGGTTATGGATGTGATCAAACCGGGTCAGCACGGATCCACTTATGGCGGTAACCCTTTGGCCTGCAAGGTTGCTATGGCCGCCCTCAACGTGATCTATGATGAAAATCTTCCTCAAAATGCACGCAAGCTTGGGATGCTGTTCAGAGAAGAAATGCAGCAACTGGTAGATTCTCATGAACTGTTCGTTAAAGTGCGCGGTAAAGGTTTACTGAATGCCGTAATCATCAATGATACTGAAGACAGCGACACCGCCTGGAGGTTCTGTGTGGCTCTCAAGGATAATGGACTGCTTGCTAAACCCACGCATGGGAATATCATCCGCTTCGCTCCTCCCCTGGTTATCAGTGAAGAGCAGCTTCTGGACTGCATCTCCATTATCCGTAAAACATTGGAAGAATTCCGTAAGTAG
- the purL gene encoding phosphoribosylformylglycinamidine synthase subunit PurL gives MSVSTYKEPEVNLALALDHGLTEEEYQMILDRLGRTPTFTELGVYSVMWSEHCSYKNSIIELKKLPREGEHLLVGAGEENAGLVDIGEGMGCAFKIESHNHPSAIEPYEGAATGVGGIHRDIFTMGARPVASLNSLRFGDLKNPRVRYLLDGVVRGIGDYGNSFGIPVIGGEVCFDEAYEGNPLVNAMSIGLVKEGETVSAISEGIGNPVIIVGASTGRDGIHGATFASEEISEESEAKRPSVQVGDPFTEKLLLEASLEVLKTGAVVGMQDMGAAGIACSTSEMTAKGGQGMKIDLDKVPAREDGMTAYELLLSESQERMLIVAEKGREQEVIDVYEKWDLHGVVIGEVVDTQNVTYWKEGEVKADIPAEHLVLGGGAPQYVRETRKPAYIDEVQNYDLSKVTHPDNHEKIIGDLLNSPNVASKRWVHEQYDTTVRTNTVTPPGASDSGVIRIKGTNRGLVAKTDCNGRYVYLNPRRGGQIAVIESARNVVCSGGKPMAITNCLNFGNPYKPEVYWTFKEALGGMGEACRALNTPVTGGNVSFYNENPEGAIFPSPIIGMLGLIDDVEKHTTTPGFKEEGEIVMYIGAPRKGLGGSEYLKVVHDLTAGDAPELNIDFEVKLQDSLLEAIRSGYITAAHDISDGGLAITLSEMAIFGKKGANIDLSDIEGDLHEILYSEAQSGVVITVKGSDAKKVSEHFSSRGVPATQIGSVGGNTLSIYNVINSDVKVLSEVYENTIPALMAAK, from the coding sequence ATGTCCGTTAGCACCTATAAAGAACCCGAAGTAAATCTGGCTCTGGCCTTAGATCATGGTTTAACAGAAGAAGAGTATCAAATGATACTGGATCGGCTGGGCCGCACTCCAACTTTTACAGAGTTAGGAGTTTATTCAGTGATGTGGAGTGAACATTGCTCCTATAAGAATTCTATCATCGAATTGAAGAAACTACCAAGAGAAGGTGAGCATCTGCTGGTTGGTGCGGGTGAGGAAAATGCTGGACTGGTGGATATCGGTGAAGGTATGGGTTGCGCATTTAAGATCGAAAGCCACAACCACCCGTCCGCTATTGAGCCATACGAAGGAGCTGCTACCGGAGTTGGAGGTATTCACCGTGATATCTTTACCATGGGTGCGAGACCAGTTGCATCATTGAATTCTCTGCGTTTCGGTGATCTTAAGAATCCCAGGGTTCGGTACCTGCTTGATGGAGTAGTAAGAGGTATCGGTGACTACGGAAATTCATTCGGTATTCCGGTTATAGGGGGTGAGGTTTGCTTTGATGAGGCATATGAAGGAAATCCCCTGGTTAATGCAATGAGTATTGGGCTGGTCAAAGAGGGTGAAACCGTATCTGCTATCTCAGAAGGAATTGGAAATCCGGTCATTATTGTAGGCGCGAGTACCGGCCGTGACGGCATTCACGGAGCAACTTTTGCTTCCGAAGAGATCAGTGAAGAAAGTGAGGCTAAACGTCCGAGTGTTCAGGTAGGGGATCCGTTCACGGAAAAACTATTGCTGGAAGCCAGCCTGGAAGTCCTTAAAACAGGAGCTGTGGTTGGTATGCAGGATATGGGTGCTGCAGGAATTGCATGCTCTACCAGCGAAATGACGGCAAAGGGCGGACAGGGAATGAAGATCGACCTGGATAAAGTACCGGCCCGTGAAGACGGCATGACTGCTTATGAGTTACTGCTTTCTGAAAGTCAGGAACGAATGTTAATTGTTGCTGAAAAAGGACGCGAGCAGGAAGTGATCGATGTTTATGAAAAGTGGGATCTGCACGGCGTTGTGATCGGCGAGGTTGTAGATACTCAGAATGTGACCTACTGGAAGGAGGGTGAAGTGAAGGCGGATATCCCGGCTGAACACCTGGTCCTTGGAGGTGGTGCACCACAGTATGTACGGGAAACCAGAAAACCGGCTTATATCGATGAAGTTCAGAATTATGACCTCTCGAAGGTTACTCACCCTGATAATCATGAGAAGATCATAGGTGACCTTCTGAATTCACCGAATGTCGCTTCAAAGCGCTGGGTTCATGAGCAATACGACACTACGGTAAGAACGAATACGGTTACTCCTCCCGGCGCTTCAGACTCAGGCGTGATCCGGATCAAAGGAACCAACCGTGGCTTGGTTGCAAAGACCGACTGTAACGGGCGCTATGTTTATCTGAATCCTAGAAGAGGAGGGCAGATCGCTGTAATCGAATCTGCACGTAATGTAGTTTGTTCGGGCGGTAAACCGATGGCGATCACGAATTGCCTGAACTTCGGGAATCCTTACAAGCCGGAAGTATACTGGACCTTCAAAGAAGCTCTGGGTGGAATGGGTGAAGCCTGCAGAGCATTGAATACACCGGTTACCGGCGGTAATGTGAGTTTTTATAACGAAAATCCCGAAGGAGCTATATTCCCGTCACCGATCATCGGTATGCTGGGACTCATCGACGACGTAGAGAAGCATACTACAACTCCCGGTTTCAAAGAGGAGGGCGAGATTGTGATGTACATCGGAGCTCCTCGGAAGGGCCTGGGTGGATCTGAATATCTGAAAGTAGTGCATGATCTGACGGCAGGAGATGCTCCCGAACTGAATATCGATTTTGAGGTCAAACTTCAGGATTCATTGCTGGAAGCGATCCGGTCTGGCTACATCACTGCAGCACATGATATCTCAGACGGAGGGCTGGCTATAACACTTTCGGAGATGGCTATCTTCGGAAAGAAAGGAGCTAATATTGATCTCAGTGATATAGAAGGAGATCTTCATGAGATCCTTTATAGTGAAGCACAGTCTGGTGTGGTCATTACTGTTAAAGGATCGGATGCAAAAAAGGTCAGTGAACATTTCTCTTCTAGAGGGGTTCCCGCTACTCAGATCGGCAGCGTTGGAGGCAATACACTCAGTATATATAATGTGATCAACTCCGATGTTAAGGTACTATCTGAAGTATATGAAAATACGATCCCTGCACTGATGGCAGCTAAGTAA
- a CDS encoding Rrf2 family transcriptional regulator, whose translation MRLISQGTQYAISAIIAISKFAPEGAISASELSKSLNCPSAYLSQILAKLKAPGIIKSQRGLKGGVFLAKPLEQINLYDVITAIDGDDFFNQCFMGIDGCGKIEPCPFHLFWSKERDNIKEWLINTSFADVDSQMSQKWFDLRLQFSSGEAKA comes from the coding sequence ATGAGGTTAATTTCACAGGGTACTCAGTACGCTATTTCGGCCATTATTGCTATCTCAAAGTTTGCGCCTGAGGGGGCCATTTCAGCATCCGAATTATCTAAATCTCTGAACTGCCCTTCCGCATATCTGTCTCAGATACTGGCAAAACTTAAAGCGCCGGGTATCATAAAATCGCAACGTGGTCTTAAAGGAGGCGTTTTTCTGGCAAAACCCTTAGAGCAGATCAATTTATATGATGTAATTACCGCTATCGACGGAGACGATTTTTTCAACCAGTGTTTCATGGGCATTGACGGATGCGGCAAGATCGAACCCTGCCCTTTTCATTTGTTCTGGTCTAAGGAAAGAGACAACATTAAAGAATGGCTGATCAACACTTCCTTTGCCGATGTAGACAGTCAGATGTCACAAAAGTGGTTTGATCTAAGGTTGCAGTTTTCAAGCGGGGAGGCCAAAGCCTGA